Proteins encoded in a region of the Anopheles aquasalis chromosome 2, idAnoAquaMG_Q_19, whole genome shotgun sequence genome:
- the LOC126578503 gene encoding nicotinate phosphoribosyltransferase isoform X2, producing MSTTMNRELSEDSAFAAGRNSWNRHYHNSVVQPLLTDLYQITMAYAYWKSGKIDDHAVFDLFFRTNPFQGEFTIFAGLEECLKFLDSFHYSETDIEYLKHALPQGIEEDFFEYLSQLTAKNVTLYAIEEGSVAFPRVPLIKVAGPLIIVQLLETTLLTLVNYASLMATNAARYRMVAGKHIHLLEFGLRRAQGPDGGLSASKYSYIGGFDGTSNVLAGKLFNIPVKGTHAHAYITSFTGIDELKTRVLSHKEDGTTRDLLELAIEHRTQLASVLDVSTDESSEGELAAMVSFAIAFPDGFMALVDTYDVKSGCWLVQHLLEVGRTFWCMELIDHFLMRSGLLNFCAVALALNEQGFRAIGIRIDSGDLAYLSCLARETFERIAERFKLPWFSKLTIVASNDINEETILSLNEQGHKIDCFGIGTHLVTCQRQPALGCVYKMVEINGQPRIKLSQDVGKVTMPGNKNVFRLYGADGHALIDLLQRVDENPPEMGQKVLCRHPFQESKRAYVIPTQVEPLYRVYWTEGRVAQVLPSLEEVRERVQVSLKTLRQDHKRTLNPTPYKVAVSDNLYNFIHELWLQNAPIGELS from the exons ACCTGTACCAGATAACGATGGCATACGCGTACTGGAAGTCGGGAAAAATCGATGATCATGCCGTGTTTGATCTGTTCTTCCGCACGAACCCATTCCAGGGCGAGTTCACTATCTTTGCCGGACTGGAGGAGTGTTTGAAATTCCTGGACAGTTTCCATTATTCGGAAACAG ACATTGAATATCTGAAGCATGCCTTACCGCAAGGCATCGAGGAAGACTTTTTCGAATACCTTAGCCAACTCACCGCAAAGAACGTCACTTTGTACGCGATTGAGGAAGGATCGGTCGCGTTTCCGAG AGTGCCGCTGATCAAGGTAGCAGGACCGTTGATTATAGTGCAGCTGCTGGAAACCACGCTACTGACCCTGGTAAACTACGCAAG TTTGATGGCTACGAACGCGGCACGATATCGAATGGTTGCAGGAAAGCACATCCATCTGCTAGAGTTTGGACTTCGCCGTGCTCAAGGTCCGGACGGTGGCCTATCTGCTTCCAAATATTCCTACATCG GTGGGTTCGATGGTACCTCGAACGTGCTGGCCGGGAAGTTATTCAACATTCCGGTGAAAGGTACGCACGCTCACGCCTACATCACATCGTTTACCGGGATCGATGAGCTGAAAACACGTGTCCTTTCGCACAAGGAAGATG GAACGACACGTGATCTGCTAGAGCTGGCCATAGAACATCGTACGCAGCTGGCAAGCGTTCTAGACGTATCGACGGACGAGAGCAGCGAAGGTGAACTGGCGGCCATGGTTTCGTTCGCGATCGCCTTCCCGGATGGCTTCATGGCACTAGTCGACACGTACGATGTCAAGAG TGGATGTTGGCTTGTGCAGCACCTGTTAGAAGTCGGTAGAACCTTTTGGTGTATGGAGTTGATCGACCACTTTCTTATGAG GAGCGGTCTTCTCAACTTCTGCGCCGTCGCCCTTGCCTTGAATGAACAAGGCTTCCGTGCTATTGGTATCCGCATCGATTCGGGCGATCTGGCCTATTTGAGCTGTTTGGCTCGTGAAACATTCGAGCGGATCGCCGAGCGCTTCAAGCTACCCTGGTTTAGCAAGCTGACGATCGTGGCATCCAACGACATCAACGAGGAAACGATACTGAGCCTCAACGAGCAGGGCCACAAGATCGATTGCTTCGGTATCGGCACACATCTGG TAACCTGCCAACGTCAGCCTGCACTGGGATGTGTGTACAAGATGGTGGAAATCAACGGGCAACCGCGCATCAAATTGAGCCAGGACGTTGGCAAGGTGACGATGCCTGGCAACAAGAACGTATTTCGGCTCTATGGAGCCGATGGCCATGCACtgatcgatctgctgcagcgAGTCGACGAGAATCCGCCTGAGATGGGCCAGAAGGTCCTGTGTCGTCATCCATTCCAGGAGTCGAAGCGTGCTTACGTTATCCCGACGCAGGTTGAACCACTGTATCGAGTATACTGGACAGAGGGTAGAGTGGCACAAGTACTGCCATCGTTGGAGGAGGTTCGGGAGCGGGTCCAGGTATCGCTAAAGACCTTACGCCAGGATCATAAGCGCACACTGAACCCAACACCTTACAAG GTTGCCGTGAGTGATAATTTGTACAACTTTATCCACGAACTCTGGCTGCAGAATGCTCCGATTGGCGAACTTTCATGA
- the LOC126581701 gene encoding wiskott-Aldrich syndrome protein family member 2, whose protein sequence is MPLPKRLVQPVFVARSVYVREELPAELETVTNTTLTNIVRQLSSLSKHAEDLFGELARDAGGLAERANSLQARIDRLAIKVTQLDSTVEEVSLQDIQLKKAFKSATMFDQQIFSRATMPTAMLEVYKACDKPPPLDKLNCYRDDGKDGLKFYTDPNYFFELWRQEMLKDTERVMHDRGKKVHKPGRDGAGGGAEGGGGRQKKRPRAPHNTREKQRQRAIGHGETLMPIDVAYRTPNEIGLVNDGQIYNSAAIGGNLVYDSRSSSAMGGGSAVGAPRPNSIELRRSYQPNEMVDGGGYAPPSPGAYRQSQQQPIYDQYGNPSMMYGSNQNQMSQESLYAPGTPSRSKSRPSQPPPAPPSSGSGGGTPNASNANTPTRSRSLSTGRDNLPPPPPIPEGLQSPPHHALTNGGANVAAKLLNRSGSRSGSPQLGMNGGQQQQQQQQQQQQQHQQQHQQMAVQSMMDQNQMALAQLNQQINNLNNLNMQLNQMSMNDLPPPPPIPEQSPPNVAPPPPPPPPPMLDGPMSPSKVHLPNGDPFNLPTKQQLKKVPPQTKSGYHNPHSDLMKAIRDGIRLRPVETQNNDAKENDRNKGLHDVASILARRVAIELSDSESSESEDDSEGWEEANETSA, encoded by the exons ATGCCGCTTCCGAAGCGTTTGGTACAGCCGGTGTTCGTCGCACGATCTGTGTACGTGCGCGAAGAGTTACCGGCTGAGCTGGAAACGGTCACCAACACGACACTGACCAATATTGTGCGACAGCTATCGTCCCTCTCGAAGCATGCCGAGGATCTGTTCGGTGAGCTGGCCCGGGATGCGGGTGGTTTGGCGGAACGCGCCAACTCGCTGCAGGCCCGCATCGACCGGCTTGCAATCAAGGTGACGCAGTTGGACAGTACGGTCGAGGAGGTATCCCTGCAGGACATACAGCTAAAGAAAGCGTTCAAGAGTGCGACCATGTTCGATCAGCAAATCTTCTCCCGCGCCACCATGCCGACGGCTATGCTGGAGGTTTACAAG GCTTGtgacaaaccaccaccgttggatAAACTCAACTGTTACCGGGACGATGGCAAGGACGGATTGAAGTTCTATACCGATCCGAACTACTTCTTCGAGCTGTGGCGTCAGGAGATGCTGAAGGATACCGAGCGCGTGATGCACGATCGGGGTAAAAAGGTGCACAAACCAGGTCGCGATGGTGCCGGCGGTGGggctgaaggtggtggtggtcgacaGAAGAAGCGTCCCCGAGCACCACACAATACGCGCGAGaagcagcgacagcgagcgaTCGGTCACGGTGAGACACTGATGCCGATCGACGTTGCCTACCGGACACCGAACGAGATCGGTTTGGTGAACGATGGCCAGATCTACAACAGTGCCGCGATCGGTGGCAATCTCGTGTACGATTCACGGTCCTCGTCAGCGATGGGAGGAGGCTCCGCTGTCGGAGCCCCACGACCAAACTCAATCGAACTGCGGCGAAGTTACCAACCGAACGAgatggtcgatggtggcgGTTATGCACCACCCTCTCCGGGCGCTTACCGACAGTCCCAGCAACAACCGATCTACGATCAGTACGGCAATCCTTCAATGATGTATGGTTCGAACCAGAATCAGATGTCCCAAGAAAGTCTGTACGCACCGGGTACGCCTTCGCGATCGAAATCGAGACCCTcgcagccaccaccggcaccaccgtcttccggtagtggtggcggcaCTCCGAACGCATCCAACGCTAACACACCAACGCGCAGCCGTAGTCTGTCGACTGGACGAGATAATttgccacctccaccaccaataCCGGAGGGATTGCAATCACCGCCCCATCATGCGCTTACGAATGGTGGTGCAAATGTTGCTGCAAAACTGCTGAACCGTTCCGGATCACGTTCCGGTTCTCCGCAGCTCGGCATGAACGGtggtcaacagcaacagcaacagcagcaacaacagcagcagcagcatcaacagcaacaccaacaaatgGCAGTACAGTCGATGATGGACCAGAATCAGATGGCACTGGCTCAGTTGAACCAGCAAATCAACAATCTGAACAACCTCAACATGCAGCTGAATCAGATGTCGATGAACGATctgcctccaccgccaccaattcCGGAACAG TCACCACCGAATGtggcgccaccgccgccaccaccaccaccgccaatgcTGGATGGCCCGATGAGCCCTTCGAAGGTACACCTACCCAACGGTGATCCATTCAATCTAccgacgaagcagcagcttaagAAGGTACCACCCCAGACAAAGAGCGGCTATCACAACCCGCACAGCGATCTGATGAAAGCGATCCGCGATG GCATCCGACTTCGCCCGGTGGAGACGCAAAACAACGATGCGAAGGAAAACGACCGCAACAAGGGACTACACGATGTGGCTTCGATTTTGGCACGGCGTGTCGCCATCGAGCTGTCGGATTCGGAATCCTCGGAGAGCGAAGATGATAGTGAGGGCTGGGAGGAAGCGAATGAAACGTCCGCATGA
- the LOC126578503 gene encoding nicotinate phosphoribosyltransferase isoform X1, which yields MSTTMNRELSEDSAFAAGRNSWNRHYHNSVVQPLLTDLYQITMAYAYWKSGKIDDHAVFDLFFRTNPFQGEFTIFAGLEECLKFLDSFHYSETDIEYLKHALPQGIEEDFFEYLSQLTAKNVTLYAIEEGSVAFPRVPLIKVAGPLIIVQLLETTLLTLVNYASLMATNAARYRMVAGKHIHLLEFGLRRAQGPDGGLSASKYSYIGGFDGTSNVLAGKLFNIPVKGTHAHAYITSFTGIDELKTRVLSHKEDGTTRDLLELAIEHRTQLASVLDVSTDESSEGELAAMVSFAIAFPDGFMALVDTYDVKSDKLLGEPAVDLLDAPDTIICDPFCVGRMHGGSSEELLQPFIVTQLPEIPEEECNGCATEDGGQPTAEEVEEQAEDAAVESEPAPEEPVSRSLETGEPEDPEVTPEVAAEESPPPAEGDGEDQIPTTLIVVEDVNSQKNDENGNEENMEDQNVLIAVSNGDEADDEADEGQLDEIEQAEEAEEITRCANCEALNTMIHHLKSVGKSFRSGLLNFCAVALALNEQGFRAIGIRIDSGDLAYLSCLARETFERIAERFKLPWFSKLTIVASNDINEETILSLNEQGHKIDCFGIGTHLVTCQRQPALGCVYKMVEINGQPRIKLSQDVGKVTMPGNKNVFRLYGADGHALIDLLQRVDENPPEMGQKVLCRHPFQESKRAYVIPTQVEPLYRVYWTEGRVAQVLPSLEEVRERVQVSLKTLRQDHKRTLNPTPYKVAVSDNLYNFIHELWLQNAPIGELS from the exons ACCTGTACCAGATAACGATGGCATACGCGTACTGGAAGTCGGGAAAAATCGATGATCATGCCGTGTTTGATCTGTTCTTCCGCACGAACCCATTCCAGGGCGAGTTCACTATCTTTGCCGGACTGGAGGAGTGTTTGAAATTCCTGGACAGTTTCCATTATTCGGAAACAG ACATTGAATATCTGAAGCATGCCTTACCGCAAGGCATCGAGGAAGACTTTTTCGAATACCTTAGCCAACTCACCGCAAAGAACGTCACTTTGTACGCGATTGAGGAAGGATCGGTCGCGTTTCCGAG AGTGCCGCTGATCAAGGTAGCAGGACCGTTGATTATAGTGCAGCTGCTGGAAACCACGCTACTGACCCTGGTAAACTACGCAAG TTTGATGGCTACGAACGCGGCACGATATCGAATGGTTGCAGGAAAGCACATCCATCTGCTAGAGTTTGGACTTCGCCGTGCTCAAGGTCCGGACGGTGGCCTATCTGCTTCCAAATATTCCTACATCG GTGGGTTCGATGGTACCTCGAACGTGCTGGCCGGGAAGTTATTCAACATTCCGGTGAAAGGTACGCACGCTCACGCCTACATCACATCGTTTACCGGGATCGATGAGCTGAAAACACGTGTCCTTTCGCACAAGGAAGATG GAACGACACGTGATCTGCTAGAGCTGGCCATAGAACATCGTACGCAGCTGGCAAGCGTTCTAGACGTATCGACGGACGAGAGCAGCGAAGGTGAACTGGCGGCCATGGTTTCGTTCGCGATCGCCTTCCCGGATGGCTTCATGGCACTAGTCGACACGTACGATGTCAAGAG TGACAAACTGCTGGGTGAACCGGCCGTAGATCTGCTCGATGCACCCGATACGATCATTTGCGATCCGTTCTGTGTTGGACGAATGCACGGTGGAAGCTCGGAAGAGCTGCTTCAACCGTTCATAGTGACACAACTGCCAGAAATTCCGGAAGAGGAATGCAATGGATGCGCCACCGAAGACGGTGGCCAGCCGACTGCAGAAGAAGTCGAAGAGCAGGCTGAGGATGCAGCAGTCGAGTCCGAGCCAGcaccggaggaaccagtctcCAGGAGCCTGGAAACAGGCGAACCAGAGGATCCAGAAGTTACACCAGAAGTTGCGGCAGAAGAGAGTCCTCCGCCAGCAGAAGGCGATGGAGAAGACCAAATACCAACCACGTTGATTGTGGTTGAAGATGTCAACtcacaaaaaaatgatgaaaatggaaatgaggaaaatatGGAAGATCAGAACGTACTGATAGCGGTATCTAACGGCGATGAAGCAGACGATGAGGCCGACGAAGGCCAGCTCGACGAAATTGAACAAgctgaagaagcagaagagatcACCAGATGTGCGAACTGTGAGGCACTAAACACCATGATTCACCACCTGAAATCCGTTGGAAAGTCCTTCAG GAGCGGTCTTCTCAACTTCTGCGCCGTCGCCCTTGCCTTGAATGAACAAGGCTTCCGTGCTATTGGTATCCGCATCGATTCGGGCGATCTGGCCTATTTGAGCTGTTTGGCTCGTGAAACATTCGAGCGGATCGCCGAGCGCTTCAAGCTACCCTGGTTTAGCAAGCTGACGATCGTGGCATCCAACGACATCAACGAGGAAACGATACTGAGCCTCAACGAGCAGGGCCACAAGATCGATTGCTTCGGTATCGGCACACATCTGG TAACCTGCCAACGTCAGCCTGCACTGGGATGTGTGTACAAGATGGTGGAAATCAACGGGCAACCGCGCATCAAATTGAGCCAGGACGTTGGCAAGGTGACGATGCCTGGCAACAAGAACGTATTTCGGCTCTATGGAGCCGATGGCCATGCACtgatcgatctgctgcagcgAGTCGACGAGAATCCGCCTGAGATGGGCCAGAAGGTCCTGTGTCGTCATCCATTCCAGGAGTCGAAGCGTGCTTACGTTATCCCGACGCAGGTTGAACCACTGTATCGAGTATACTGGACAGAGGGTAGAGTGGCACAAGTACTGCCATCGTTGGAGGAGGTTCGGGAGCGGGTCCAGGTATCGCTAAAGACCTTACGCCAGGATCATAAGCGCACACTGAACCCAACACCTTACAAG GTTGCCGTGAGTGATAATTTGTACAACTTTATCCACGAACTCTGGCTGCAGAATGCTCCGATTGGCGAACTTTCATGA
- the LOC126578503 gene encoding nicotinate phosphoribosyltransferase isoform X3: MSTTMNRELSEDSAFAAGRNSWNRHYHNSVVQPLLTDLYQITMAYAYWKSGKIDDHAVFDLFFRTNPFQGEFTIFAGLEECLKFLDSFHYSETDIEYLKHALPQGIEEDFFEYLSQLTAKNVTLYAIEEGSVAFPRVPLIKVAGPLIIVQLLETTLLTLVNYASLMATNAARYRMVAGKHIHLLEFGLRRAQGPDGGLSASKYSYIGGFDGTSNVLAGKLFNIPVKGTHAHAYITSFTGIDELKTRVLSHKEDGTTRDLLELAIEHRTQLASVLDVSTDESSEGELAAMVSFAIAFPDGFMALVDTYDVKRSGLLNFCAVALALNEQGFRAIGIRIDSGDLAYLSCLARETFERIAERFKLPWFSKLTIVASNDINEETILSLNEQGHKIDCFGIGTHLVTCQRQPALGCVYKMVEINGQPRIKLSQDVGKVTMPGNKNVFRLYGADGHALIDLLQRVDENPPEMGQKVLCRHPFQESKRAYVIPTQVEPLYRVYWTEGRVAQVLPSLEEVRERVQVSLKTLRQDHKRTLNPTPYKVAVSDNLYNFIHELWLQNAPIGELS; this comes from the exons ACCTGTACCAGATAACGATGGCATACGCGTACTGGAAGTCGGGAAAAATCGATGATCATGCCGTGTTTGATCTGTTCTTCCGCACGAACCCATTCCAGGGCGAGTTCACTATCTTTGCCGGACTGGAGGAGTGTTTGAAATTCCTGGACAGTTTCCATTATTCGGAAACAG ACATTGAATATCTGAAGCATGCCTTACCGCAAGGCATCGAGGAAGACTTTTTCGAATACCTTAGCCAACTCACCGCAAAGAACGTCACTTTGTACGCGATTGAGGAAGGATCGGTCGCGTTTCCGAG AGTGCCGCTGATCAAGGTAGCAGGACCGTTGATTATAGTGCAGCTGCTGGAAACCACGCTACTGACCCTGGTAAACTACGCAAG TTTGATGGCTACGAACGCGGCACGATATCGAATGGTTGCAGGAAAGCACATCCATCTGCTAGAGTTTGGACTTCGCCGTGCTCAAGGTCCGGACGGTGGCCTATCTGCTTCCAAATATTCCTACATCG GTGGGTTCGATGGTACCTCGAACGTGCTGGCCGGGAAGTTATTCAACATTCCGGTGAAAGGTACGCACGCTCACGCCTACATCACATCGTTTACCGGGATCGATGAGCTGAAAACACGTGTCCTTTCGCACAAGGAAGATG GAACGACACGTGATCTGCTAGAGCTGGCCATAGAACATCGTACGCAGCTGGCAAGCGTTCTAGACGTATCGACGGACGAGAGCAGCGAAGGTGAACTGGCGGCCATGGTTTCGTTCGCGATCGCCTTCCCGGATGGCTTCATGGCACTAGTCGACACGTACGATGTCAAGAG GAGCGGTCTTCTCAACTTCTGCGCCGTCGCCCTTGCCTTGAATGAACAAGGCTTCCGTGCTATTGGTATCCGCATCGATTCGGGCGATCTGGCCTATTTGAGCTGTTTGGCTCGTGAAACATTCGAGCGGATCGCCGAGCGCTTCAAGCTACCCTGGTTTAGCAAGCTGACGATCGTGGCATCCAACGACATCAACGAGGAAACGATACTGAGCCTCAACGAGCAGGGCCACAAGATCGATTGCTTCGGTATCGGCACACATCTGG TAACCTGCCAACGTCAGCCTGCACTGGGATGTGTGTACAAGATGGTGGAAATCAACGGGCAACCGCGCATCAAATTGAGCCAGGACGTTGGCAAGGTGACGATGCCTGGCAACAAGAACGTATTTCGGCTCTATGGAGCCGATGGCCATGCACtgatcgatctgctgcagcgAGTCGACGAGAATCCGCCTGAGATGGGCCAGAAGGTCCTGTGTCGTCATCCATTCCAGGAGTCGAAGCGTGCTTACGTTATCCCGACGCAGGTTGAACCACTGTATCGAGTATACTGGACAGAGGGTAGAGTGGCACAAGTACTGCCATCGTTGGAGGAGGTTCGGGAGCGGGTCCAGGTATCGCTAAAGACCTTACGCCAGGATCATAAGCGCACACTGAACCCAACACCTTACAAG GTTGCCGTGAGTGATAATTTGTACAACTTTATCCACGAACTCTGGCTGCAGAATGCTCCGATTGGCGAACTTTCATGA